From the Helicobacter pylori genome, one window contains:
- the hopJ gene encoding Hop family outer membrane protein HopJ/HopK: MQFPKTLSSLSLLFLSYCIAEENGAYASVGFEYSISHAVEHNNPFLNQERIQTISNAQNQINKLNQVKNEITNMPNTFNYINNALKNNAKLTPTEKQAETYYLQSTLQNIEKIMMLSGGVASNPQLAQALENMKKPITNPLELVENLKNLELQFTQSQNNMLSSLSSQIAQISNSLNALDPNSYSKNVSSMYGVGLSVGYKHFFTKKKNQGFRYYLFYDYGYTNFGFVGNGFDGLGKMNNHLYGLGIDYLYNFIDNAKKHSSVGFYVGFALAGSSWVGSGLGMWVSQTDFINNYLTGYQAKMHTSFFQIPLNFGVRVNVNRHNGFEMGLKIPLAVNSFYETHGKGLNTSLFFKRLVVFNVSYVYSF, translated from the coding sequence ATGCAATTTCCAAAAACCTTATCTTCTTTATCTTTATTATTTTTATCTTATTGTATCGCTGAAGAAAATGGGGCGTATGCGAGCGTGGGGTTTGAATATTCCATCAGTCATGCCGTTGAGCACAATAACCCCTTTTTGAATCAAGAACGCATCCAAACGATCTCTAACGCTCAAAATCAAATCAATAAACTCAATCAAGTCAAAAACGAAATCACAAACATGCCCAACACCTTTAACTACATCAACAACGCTTTAAAAAACAATGCTAAACTAACCCCCACTGAAAAGCAAGCCGAAACCTACTACCTGCAATCCACGCTTCAAAACATTGAAAAAATAATGATGCTTAGCGGGGGCGTTGCGTCTAACCCACAATTAGCCCAAGCGTTAGAAAACATGAAAAAACCCATTACTAACCCTTTAGAATTGGTAGAAAACTTAAAAAATTTAGAATTACAATTCACCCAATCTCAAAACAACATGCTTTCTTCTTTGTCTTCTCAGATCGCTCAAATTTCAAATTCCTTAAACGCGCTTGATCCTAACTCTTATTCTAAAAACGTTTCAAGCATGTATGGGGTAGGTTTGAGCGTAGGGTATAAGCATTTCTTTACCAAGAAAAAAAATCAAGGGTTTCGCTATTATTTGTTCTATGACTATGGCTACACTAATTTTGGTTTTGTGGGCAACGGCTTTGATGGTTTAGGCAAAATGAATAACCACCTCTATGGGCTTGGGATAGATTATCTTTATAATTTCATTGATAATGCAAAAAAACATTCTAGCGTGGGTTTTTATGTAGGCTTTGCTTTAGCGGGGAGTTCGTGGGTAGGGAGTGGTTTAGGCATGTGGGTGAGCCAAACGGATTTTATCAACAATTATTTGACTGGTTATCAAGCTAAAATGCACACGAGTTTTTTCCAGATCCCTTTGAATTTTGGGGTTCGTGTGAATGTTAATAGGCATAATGGCTTTGAAATGGGCTTAAAGATCCCTTTAGCAGTCAATTCTTTTTATGAAACGCATGGCAAAGGGTTAAACACTTCCCTCTTTTTCAAACGCCTTGTGGTGTTTAATGTGAGCTATGTTTATAGTTTTTAG